Sequence from the Thermocoleostomius sinensis A174 genome:
GGTTTGAGCCGATAGCAGCGCTGCAAAATTCGATCGAACAACCAAGGCGATACGCTAAACAAAATGCCAACTGTCAGCACCGCCACCCCGGTAGAATCAACTTCGACATAGAGCGATCGGACAAAGGGAATCCAAGCAAAGAAAAAGATTAGCCCATTAATTGTCGTTTGGGCGATCGTTAGTAGGGTTTGCAGGACCCAAATCAACAGCAGTACCGTTAAACCTTGTAAGCCCCACAGGGGCCAAGTTGGTTGAGGAGCTAAGCGCTTTGGTTGTCGTCGTCCTGCCTGCCGCCATTGCAAGCTGGTTGAAGGCGGGGCTGTCGTTACATGAGACTGACTTCGCTCGACCGAAGCAGTTGGCATCGGTGAATCTGTATTGGTATAGGTCAATAGTGCAGCAATGATTTCTTCGTCTGATTCCTCAGCCACCAATTCTTCAATGGCCTCTGAAATCACATCCGATTCAATTGCATAAGAGGGGGACAATCGCTGAATCCTCGTTTCCCGGTTGACATTAAGCTCGGTGGGTGGAGTAGATGGCTTCTTCTTAAGAGGCGAAATAGCAGAACATGCAGGGTTGGGTTGCTTGGGAACCGCTGCCAATGGAATGAAGCCCGTCTTATCTAATCGATCTTTATCTAATTGATCTAATTTGTCTAATTGGCTGGAATCGTTAGAACCAGCCGTTGCTGGCACAGATGGCGGTTGCAATCGCCGTTCCAATCGCTGTAGCTGCACTAGCGTTCGTTTGGCCCATGTTTGGATTTGCGGCTGTGGATGGTGACACAATGGATGACACTGAGCTTTAGCGCGATCGAGTTGCCCGGTAATCCCATAGGCTTTGATCAATCCCATCTGCGCTTTGAGCCGCTGGGCTGGATCAAGGGTCATCCGCTCAACCCTCTGCAAGTTCTCGATCGCAGTTTGGTAGTTTTTGTCCTGAAGGGCTACCAATCCAGCGTGGAGGACCGCCGTGCTTAATTCAGTCGGGGTTCGATCGGCAGTGGGGTCAGCAAAATTACTCATGAGGCGTCTGAGGCGTGGTTGAACTCCTGTCCAATCGGTAGAGTACCCGCGTTGGCTGGTTTCAATACCGCTGAAATCTTTCGCAGGTTCAACCCCAGACGATCGGGAATTTTCTAGGATAAAGATAGTGACGCAACTTAGGTGAACCGAATGGCGACAAATCAGCAATCGACACAGTGGGATCTAGGCAGATTTGTCAAAACCTTGTCCTACTTTGGTGCAATTCCCTTTCTCAGCGATCTAGACTGGTTCCAACAGTGGCTTGGCAGTCGTGCCCATCCCAGCGTAGACAGCACTGCTTTATCGAAGTCAAATTCCTCTATGCCTACTCACAAGCTGATTTTTGATTTCACCCAACCCAGTAGCGACTTAGGCGAAGTTTGGGGGGCACTCGATGATGTGGTGATGGGGGGGGTTAGCCAAAGTGGGCTGCAACTAGGAGCGGCTGGGGCTTTTTTCTCTGGCACAGTGTCTACAGCGAATTCGGGCGGATTCGCTTCGGTACGCACACGCAACTTTGAACCACCAATCGATCTATCTGGATTTGCCGGCATTGAACTACGCGTCAAAGGAGACGGCAACCGCTACAAGTTTATGCTGCGCACTGAAACCCGCTGGGATGGAATAGCACACTGTTATTCTTTCGATACCACACCAGATACCTGGATAACGGTACAAATTCCCTTTACAGCCTTTGTTCCAGTTTTTCGCGCGAAAACGGTCAACAATGCTCCTCTCGACCCTAGCCGTATTCACGCCATGCAGTTGATGCTCAGCAAATTTGAATATGACGGTGGCTTGAACCCTCACTTTGAACCGGGCTTCTTTCAACTACAAATCGAATCGATTCAGGCTTACTCAGGCTGAGTCAGGAGAGCAGGTTCAGAATTTGCCTCGCCACCGCTTCTGCAACGGGCATCACCGACAGACGGTTGCCTGGCCGCACAACCCACAGTTGTTCTGGAGTGAAGCTTTGCCGTAGTACGTCCAGCGAAATCGGTGTTGGAAATTCCTGCACAAATTTCACCTTCACGGTTTGCCAACGAGGATGATCTGGTGTAGATTTCGCGTCGTAATACTTGCTTTTCGGATCAAATTGGGTGGGATCGTCGAGGTTAGCCTCACTGATCTGCATTAATCCCACAATGGCCGGCGGTTTGGTGTTGGAATGATAAAAAAACGCTTGATCGCCTACAGCCATCGATCGCAGGAAATTGCGCGCCTGATAATTGCGAACACCATCCCAAATTGTGTGTTTATCGCGAGCCAAATCAGCAATGCTATAGACGCTTGGTTCCGACTTCATCAGCCAATAATTCATTGGATGGAGACTAAAAAACAACAAGCAAACCAACAAGTAAACTAATGCGAGTTTGAAGAATTGTGATTGTTGGGCAGCCAGGGATCGGAAGAAGCAGATTCAGGCGAAGGCGACTCCCCATCCCACTCAATGGCATCGAAGGATTGCAGATCCTCTTCATCTGTTGGATCGATCGATCGATCGCGGGGACGATCGCGGTGGGTTCCGCTTCCGAACGCATCCGACAACAAATCCTCCTCGACCTCAGATGACCAAGGGTCAGCTATCGAGTCTGAATCCATATAGCCCAGCAGATCATCATCCGCCATTCCACTACCTGCTTCTCCTATGTCCTCTAAACGGCGAATCAAAATCCGCTCTAATCGAGGGCCATCGGCCGATTCCACTGTCATTTCATAGCTGGCATAGCGCATTTGTTCCCCTTCCGTTGGAATCTTTTGCATCTGGTAAATTAAGAAGCCGCCCAACGTTTGATAGTCCTCTGCCAAAGGCAACTCTAAATCTAGTAGTTCATTGACTTCTTCCAAGTCTGTCTGCGCTTGCACCAGAAACGTGCGCTCGTCCAAAATTTGCAGTGTAGGTTCTTCGTCGTCTCCTTCAGATTCCCGCGTGTCGCCAATAATTTCTGCAACCAGATCCTGGAGCGTGACAAGTCCAGCAGTGCCTCCATACTCGTCTACCACTACCACCATTGCCTGCCCCGATCGCCGCATTAGCCGCAGTAATTCATCTAACGGCACCGTTTCAGAAACAAACTGAGCGGGTCGCACCCAGGGCAAGATGGAGCTATCCAACTTCAGTTGCTCTTGTACGACGGGTTCTGCTAACTCCTTGAAGTGAATAATGCCTTGAATATCATCTAACGATTCGCCCATGACCGGATAACGCGAATGGCCTGAACTAACAACCTCATGCAGTAAATCCTGAAAGGTAGCCTCCCCGGAAATGGCCACAATGCTTGTGCGCGGCACCATCACCTCACCAGCCGACACCTCAGCAAACTCAAACACATTCGTCAGTAATTCGCGCTTTTCATCTTCTAAACCAGGGGTTTCTGCGGAGGTGCTAATAATCAGTTGCAGTTCTTCAGGGGTCACTCGGTGGGCCCACCCCTGACCGGTATACTGCACACCCACCAATCGTAATAATAGCCGAGTTGATTGATTAAGAATCCAAATCAGCGGATTGAATAAACGGGCGATCGCCAGACTGGGCGCTCCCAAGATTCTGGCTAGTTGCTCAGGATACAGCAATGCCATCGACTTAGGGCAAAGTTCTCCTAACACAATTTGTAAATAGGCAATTAGCACAAAGGCCAGCGGAATGGCCAGCGAGTGGGCAGCAAACTGCTGATTGGTTGCCGATAAGGGTAGCCGCGACAAAACTACCGCCAGCAGCACCGCCATCGTGCCTTCTCCAATCCAGCCCAGTGCCAGGCTTGACAGCGTAATGCCAAGTTGCGTGGTAGACAACAGCCGATCGAGACCGCGCTGAAGATCTTGCACTGTTTTTGCCTGCACATCACCTGCCGATACCAGTTGAGCAATCCGCGATCGCCGCACAGAAACGATCGAAAATTCAGCCGCCACAAAGAACGCATTAATAGCAATCAAAACTAAGACCGCCAGCAGCCGTAGGAAAACATCTGACCCCGACAATAGAGGCACAGGAACAACCGCCAGAACACCAATGGCAAGGGAAATCATCTACGAGCAACAATAATTGGCAAATCCATTTAAGGACTAACTGGAGCCACATCTGCTGGAGGCACACCGCCCCCTTCAATTTGAGCTTTCACATTTGCCAAAATATCTTCTTCTTTTAGAAAAACCAATTCCTCGCGACGAAGATGATTTTCATCGCCATCAGAATTGTTAATCGGTCGTGTATTCGGCTGGGTCACGCCTTTAAGAGAATCGCGCCCCAGACTGTACCCCCAGATGGCGCTTGCCAAGCCAGCACCCATCATCAGGGTTAACAACACTAAGGTTAAAGCAACGGTTGAGTTTACTCTCATAGCTGCGGATTGGTACTGCCTCAAGATACAATAGGAGCCTAGCAATTAGAACTACCAGGGTTGGCCGAGCGGTTTAGGCAGCGAACTCATAATTCGCCTTAGGCAGGTTCAACTCCTGCACCCTGGACTTTTCCCTGTTGAACATTGCGGTCTGAAACACTGCTAGTAGGCTAGATACTAGCATTTTGCAGCCACAGTGGTACTCTTTCCGGGAAAGCGCGATCGAGCAATGGAAGCTAGATACTTTTCTCGCTTAAGGAAAATTAATGAATACATGGACTCTGGTATGGGAGCGCGGCTAGACTAGAGATCTGACCTAAACTGTGACTAAACTGTAAAAAGTTTAGTTGGAGAAGCAATTGGAGAATTTTGGAACACAGTCATGAGCCAAGACAGTAGAAATACTATCTTCATCCCCACTGATCCACGTTGTTTCTCCTGGTTTTTCCGCCTAAATTCTTATCAAGAAGGTCAAAATCAAGAATGTCAAAGCCATTTCCCAAAATGGAACTTTGAAAGCTAGGATAGGTCAAAGAAAAAACCAGCCTACCTTTCACTCTGTAAAAAGTTCATTAATCTTGATATTAAACTCCTTGATAGCAACCTCCAGTTCTAGTAATCCCAGTAATCCCAGCCCGATGACTTCAGCACCGCATCAAAGCCACCTACTGATCATTGAGGATGATAAGGGACGGCGGGAATATACCCTGGATAGCCCAGTCTATTCCATTGGTAGAGACCCCAAATGCGATATCCGGCTTGTATCTCAGTTTGTCTCTCGTCGCCATGCTACCCTAGTGCAGCTTCCCAACGAAGACGGAAGCTTCTACTATCGGATTGTGGATGGCAACCTAAAGGGAAAACCCAGTGCCAATGGGCTTTTAATTAATGGTCGCAAGTTACAAGCTCATGATTTGCAAGACCAAGACAAAATTGTTTTTGGACCGCAAGTTCAAGCCATTTACTATTTGCTAAAGCGAGATGCCATTACAACCGTGCCTCCAGACGAATATGACATCACATTGATTAGCCCCAATATGGTTGATGATCCGGAAGACGCCGATGGGAACGAATCGTCTCGCCCAACTCGTCCTGCCCCTAGTCCGCGTCCCTACGATTTGTAGAATGAATGGCAGGAGACCCAAGCGTAATCCTTGCAACGGTAATTTCAACGGCAATTTCTAATAAACACACAATCTCTTATTTTCTCTTTACAAAGAGGAAATAAAGAGGGGATTAGCATGAGTGTGCACCTTCTCCCCTCACCTGTATTCGTCTTGTATGGAGCGAACCGGCAATGCACCCGGTAGATGCAACAAGCTTGTGTAGGTTAACAAATCTTGCAACGATCGGTCGCTAACGTTGTGCTTGTGTTGGCAAGACTCCCGGCGCAACTGATAGACGTAGGGTCTCACCATTACGGCGAACTTCGATCGGCAAGTCTTGACCAATTTGACTACGCTCTACGGTTGCTTGAACCGTACCCACATCCGTCACAGTTTGATCTCCAATCCTGAGGAGAATATCTCCAGCGCGGAGTCCGGCACTGGCAGCTGGAGACCCTTCCGCCACCCGTACAATTAAAACGCCCTCATCGTCCGTTACGGTAAAATCCGTACTCGGATCAGCATTAATTTGCTCTTTCAGTTCTGGCGTCAGTGGCATCATTTCTACCCCTAAATACGGGTGATCCACTCGACCGTTGGCAACCAATTGATCGGCAATGCGCTGCACAGTGTTGATGGGAACCGCAAACCCTAGCCCTTGAGCGCCGCTAATAATGGCCGTATTCATGCCAATTACTTCCCCTTGCTGGTTCAGCAACGGCCCACCCGAATTGCCCGGATTGATGGCAGCGTCGGTTTGAATGAAGCCTACTCGGCGATCGCTAACCCCAATATCGGCACTCGAGCGTCCAGTGGCGCTGACAATCCCCACTGTGACAGTATTATCTAGTCCCAGAGGGTTACCAATCGCAATGGCCCATTCTCCCGGCTGCAACTGCTCAGAATCTCCTATTGGCACAGTGGGTAGATCGGTCGCCTCAATTTTGACAACCGCCACATCGGTGAGAATGTCTTGCCCAAGAACTTCACCATCAAAGCGACGCCCATCGGTGAGCACGACCGTCACCCGATCGGCCCCGTCAACCACGTGAGCATTGGTGAGAATAATGCCGTTGGCATCGATAATAAAGCCAGATCCGGTTCCTTCCTGTACCCGCGAGGAAGGGGGAAGGCTATCGCCAAAGAAGCGACCAAAGGGATCTTGCACACTAGGGCCACGTCTTAAAACTGTACGCTGCGAATCAATACGTACTACGGCCGGCCCTACTCGTTGAGCCGCGTCTGCAATGAAGTTTGAATTTTGGGGCACAGCTGCACTCGAGCGATTGTTGGGAACCTCGGTGCGGACGGCTGTTTGTTGTGGAGCAATGGGGGATGCTAGGGTAGATTGCTGAGGCGGCGGAGCAGATTGAGCATTGAGAAGACGATCGCCCACTACCACCCCACCTGCACCCAGTAGCAGTAAGGATAAATAGGTCAAGGTTTGTTTCATTCGGCTAGCCGAAGCGGGGCGTCTCGACTCACTTCGATTGAACTCACCGTCTGAAAACGAATCATAGGTAGAACGGGGATTGGTCTTCATACGCAGCTATCCTTGTCTCCAAGAATTATAAAACTATGGAAAAAGCTGAAGCAGCAATCAAAGCAACAATACAACAAAGCAACTATTCGGAACTCGGCAGAAAACCACTAGTAATTAACGTATGGTGAGAAAAAAAGAATCTATACGACTATCACCTACTTACAGTTGTCTACTTTCGTGTAGCCTCATTCATTGTCACCTTTCCTCAATAGTAGTCTTACATCTTTGAGTACTGTGCCCACTGCTACGTCGATATCTATAAATACAATTAGGAAATACGATTTTTAGAATAGCTAACCGATATGGCGCCTTAGTGACAGTCTCGTCACAGTATTATGAAATTCCTGGGTGATAAAATAGCGCTTTACGACTGTGTATTTCCTACTCCCGATCGCCCCACCTTTTTGTCACTGAAAGTTCATCTCAAGAAAACAGCATTGACAAACCCGGTTGATATCTTGAAATCACAGGTGAATGAATGCTGCGGAGGAGCAGTTCGCAAACAAGCTTTAGGAAGTCCGAATGGTTTTCCTTTCTGCGACTGTTCCTCTTTCCCATTTTAAACGCTCGTCAATCGACCCCAGTTTAACCTGGGCTTGTCTCAGGTACGAACAACAAAGGACGATCGAGCTTTACCACAAACCTTATCGCTAATCATGCCTTAACTAAGCTTTACACACTTTGGCACGGGTAAAGGAACCCACGAGTAGGTTTTCACTGTGTTCCTTCACCCGTTCAATGAAATTGATCACTGACAAGATTTAACTAGTACTGCGGCACTGAGGGATCAACCTCCTGGCTCCAAGCATTGATTCCACCCTTGACGTTGATGCCATCTACACCAGCCTCTTTGAGGAGAGAAATTGCTTTTGCCGATCGGCCTCCCATTTTGCAATGCACAATGAGTTTGTGCCCATTCAGCAGTTCTTTGATTTTGGCAATTCCGTCACCATTTTCAATCTCTGGTAGTGGCACCAACACTGTGCCTGGAATCTGGGCAATTTCATACTCGTTCGGGTTCCGAACATCTACAACGACGTAATCCTCAGCCCTACTATCTAAAATTTGCTTGAGTTCTTGAACTGTAATTTCTTCCATGGCAGCTTGTTGTTGGGCTTCAGCGGCTTTTGCTTGCGGAATTCCACAAAATTCTTCATAATCAACCAGCTTTTCAATCACCGGACGCACTGGATTAGGACGCAGCTTGAGTTCGCGAAACGTCATATTCAGGGCATTATAAAGCAACAGCCGACCGCTCAACGTTTGCCCTTGTCCTAGAATAATCTTCACCGTCTCAGTGGCTTGAATTACCCCAATGATCCCTGGCAAAATTCCCAATACGCCTCCTTCAGCACAAGATGGCACTAAACCAGGCGGAGGTGGTTCTGGATAGAGATCGCGGTAATTGGGTCCACCTTCATAGTTAAACACTGTTGCTTGTCCCTCAAACCGAAAAATGGAGCCATAGACATTCGGTTTATTCAACAGCACACAGGCGTCATTAACCAAATAGCGAGTTGGAAAGTTATCTGTACCATCGGCGACCACATCATAAGGCTCAAGAATGCTAAGGGCATTCTCTGATGAAAGCCGAGTTTCATACAAATCCACCTGGCAATAGGGATTAATTTCCAAGATGCGATCTTTGGCGGACTGAATCTTAGGTTTCCCCACCCATGACGTGCCGTGAATCACCTGTCGCTGTAAATTAGAGTAGTCCACTACGTCGAAGTCTACGATCCCAATACGCCCAATTCCAGCAGCGGCTAGGTAGAGCAACAACGGAGAACCTAGTCCTCCTGTTCCAATACACAAAACGCTTGCGGCTTTTAAGCGCTTTTGTCCATCTAAACCAACCTCTGGCAGGATCAGGTGACGGGAATAGCGTTCATATTCTTCTTTACTAAGCTGGATTTCATCCAGATTGGGATTTAGCATGGCAATCTTGACTAACCACGTGTAAGGTTTGAGAAATTTGAGGGGATGAGAGTGTGGCTTACTTCTATCTTATTAGAGCAGTGTGAGAGACGTTTGAGGTTATTAAATTTTAGGTTTCACTAAAATACTCTACTCAAGCGTCCCTCTCAATGCTAATCTGATTGAACAGCGTTGCTAAGTTCACTCTGTTTTTTGAGCAACAGGTTCTTTAGCAACAGGCTCAGTGTTATCTACCTGATCTGGACTAAGTCTGGGCTTGAATTCTAGATTAAGTTTAGTGTATGCTAGATAAGCGCTTGTTAAAAGACATGCCGGGATAGCTCAGTCGGTAGAGCAGAGGACTGAAAATCCTCGTGTCGGCGGTTCAAGTCCGCCTCCTGGCATTCAAAGTAAATCAAGAAAAGCTACGGCTAGTAGGGGTTTTGCTTACCCAAGATTTCTTTACCGGAGATCTTGGGTCAATTTTTTGGGGGCTTTTGGGGGACTTTGGGGCAAAAACTGGTGGAAAACTGGTGGAAGTGGTGGAGGTGCTATAACGTAACTAGCCACTAGGAAAAGGAGAGGATGATGTTCTCCAGAACGCCTACGGGTCGAGCCTCCAAAGGTTCTGTCTCTATCATCAATACCCACGATCGCCTCCAGCTTCGCTTCAGCTATGGCGGCAAGCGTCACTATGTAACGCTGGGACTACCTGATATCGCCACCAATCGAAAACTGGCTGAATTGAAAGCAGCGGAAATCGAAAAGGATATTCTTTACGAGCGGATTGATCCCACCCTCGAAAAGTACAAACCTCAATCTGCTCTCAGTACAATTACACCCACTACACCTACTACCAAAGCCAAGCCGCAGTTGGATGAACTGTGGGCAAAGTACAGCGAGTTTAAGAAGCCCCAGATCAGTCCTAGCACCTATGTCAAGGACTACATCAAGTGCCGTAACCACATTAACCGCCTGCCCGCTCGTTCTTTGGACGACGCTCTGCTGATCCGCGACTACCTACTCGAAAATCTCACGCTGGATGCGGCAAAACGCTGCCTGAATTACTTGAAAGCCTGCTGCAACTGGGCAGTAGAAGATGGGCTAATTGATACGAATCCTTTCGTCAGCATTGAAGATCAAGGCTCCCAAAGGCTTGAGTGAAGATGAGGATATCAATCCCTTTACCAAAGAGGAACGCGATCGCATTATTCAGGCGTTTGAGACCGATCGCTACTACAAATACTACGCTCCCCTGATTGAATTCCTATTCATGACGGGCTGTAGACCTTCCGAAGCCGTTGCCCTGCAATGGCAACATATTTCCGCCGATTGTTGTTCTATTCGGTTTGAACAGGCAGTTGTCGATTCCGAAACAGGGCTGGTTTTTAAGAAGGGACTCAAAACCCAGAAAAAGCGAGCATTTCCTGCCAACGACCGACTGGCTGCACTTTTAGCATCGATCAAACCCGCTCATGCGACTGGGGAAACCAAAGTTTTTCCATCGCCAAAGGGCACCTGGATCGACGTTCATAATCTGACAAATCGGGGATGGCGCGCTGTTTTATCAAAGTTAGAAGGCATTGAGTACCGCAAGCTTTACCAGACTCGGCACACCTTTATCACGGCTGCCTTAGAAACAGCAGTGACGATGCCTGATGGCAAAATTAAAATGCTGGATGCCAAAGATGTAGGCAGGCTGGTTGGTACAAGTCCTAAAATGATTTATGAGCATTATGCTGGACAGGCAAGAGAATTGTTTGTACCTGAGTTTTAGAGATGAGTTGAGGGACGATCGCATCCTAACTGGAAGTCATTTTCACAATTCACGTCACGTTTCGCTAGAGTTGGCTTCATTCTGTTGCCAGTCCCGAATCCAGGCTCGAACATAACGTACTACGCCAATATCATCGGTTGTCTGGCGTTGCTGCACAAACTCTGCTAAAACCGCTGGCGAAATCATT
This genomic interval carries:
- a CDS encoding EVE domain-containing protein, which gives rise to MNYWLMKSEPSVYSIADLARDKHTIWDGVRNYQARNFLRSMAVGDQAFFYHSNTKPPAIVGLMQISEANLDDPTQFDPKSKYYDAKSTPDHPRWQTVKVKFVQEFPTPISLDVLRQSFTPEQLWVVRPGNRLSVMPVAEAVARQILNLLS
- a CDS encoding CIA30 family protein, producing MATNQQSTQWDLGRFVKTLSYFGAIPFLSDLDWFQQWLGSRAHPSVDSTALSKSNSSMPTHKLIFDFTQPSSDLGEVWGALDDVVMGGVSQSGLQLGAAGAFFSGTVSTANSGGFASVRTRNFEPPIDLSGFAGIELRVKGDGNRYKFMLRTETRWDGIAHCYSFDTTPDTWITVQIPFTAFVPVFRAKTVNNAPLDPSRIHAMQLMLSKFEYDGGLNPHFEPGFFQLQIESIQAYSG
- a CDS encoding HhoA/HhoB/HtrA family serine endopeptidase, producing the protein MKTNPRSTYDSFSDGEFNRSESRRPASASRMKQTLTYLSLLLLGAGGVVVGDRLLNAQSAPPPQQSTLASPIAPQQTAVRTEVPNNRSSAAVPQNSNFIADAAQRVGPAVVRIDSQRTVLRRGPSVQDPFGRFFGDSLPPSSRVQEGTGSGFIIDANGIILTNAHVVDGADRVTVVLTDGRRFDGEVLGQDILTDVAVVKIEATDLPTVPIGDSEQLQPGEWAIAIGNPLGLDNTVTVGIVSATGRSSADIGVSDRRVGFIQTDAAINPGNSGGPLLNQQGEVIGMNTAIISGAQGLGFAVPINTVQRIADQLVANGRVDHPYLGVEMMPLTPELKEQINADPSTDFTVTDDEGVLIVRVAEGSPAASAGLRAGDILLRIGDQTVTDVGTVQATVERSQIGQDLPIEVRRNGETLRLSVAPGVLPTQAQR
- a CDS encoding site-specific integrase: MSEDEDINPFTKEERDRIIQAFETDRYYKYYAPLIEFLFMTGCRPSEAVALQWQHISADCCSIRFEQAVVDSETGLVFKKGLKTQKKRAFPANDRLAALLASIKPAHATGETKVFPSPKGTWIDVHNLTNRGWRAVLSKLEGIEYRKLYQTRHTFITAALETAVTMPDGKIKMLDAKDVGRLVGTSPKMIYEHYAGQARELFVPEF
- a CDS encoding Arm DNA-binding domain-containing protein, whose protein sequence is MMFSRTPTGRASKGSVSIINTHDRLQLRFSYGGKRHYVTLGLPDIATNRKLAELKAAEIEKDILYERIDPTLEKYKPQSALSTITPTTPTTKAKPQLDELWAKYSEFKKPQISPSTYVKDYIKCRNHINRLPARSLDDALLIRDYLLENLTLDAAKRCLNYLKACCNWAVEDGLIDTNPFVSIEDQGSQRLE
- a CDS encoding hemolysin family protein, which encodes MISLAIGVLAVVPVPLLSGSDVFLRLLAVLVLIAINAFFVAAEFSIVSVRRSRIAQLVSAGDVQAKTVQDLQRGLDRLLSTTQLGITLSSLALGWIGEGTMAVLLAVVLSRLPLSATNQQFAAHSLAIPLAFVLIAYLQIVLGELCPKSMALLYPEQLARILGAPSLAIARLFNPLIWILNQSTRLLLRLVGVQYTGQGWAHRVTPEELQLIISTSAETPGLEDEKRELLTNVFEFAEVSAGEVMVPRTSIVAISGEATFQDLLHEVVSSGHSRYPVMGESLDDIQGIIHFKELAEPVVQEQLKLDSSILPWVRPAQFVSETVPLDELLRLMRRSGQAMVVVVDEYGGTAGLVTLQDLVAEIIGDTRESEGDDEEPTLQILDERTFLVQAQTDLEEVNELLDLELPLAEDYQTLGGFLIYQMQKIPTEGEQMRYASYEMTVESADGPRLERILIRRLEDIGEAGSGMADDDLLGYMDSDSIADPWSSEVEEDLLSDAFGSGTHRDRPRDRSIDPTDEEDLQSFDAIEWDGESPSPESASSDPWLPNNHNSSNSH
- a CDS encoding FHA domain-containing protein codes for the protein MTSAPHQSHLLIIEDDKGRREYTLDSPVYSIGRDPKCDIRLVSQFVSRRHATLVQLPNEDGSFYYRIVDGNLKGKPSANGLLINGRKLQAHDLQDQDKIVFGPQVQAIYYLLKRDAITTVPPDEYDITLISPNMVDDPEDADGNESSRPTRPAPSPRPYDL
- the moeB gene encoding molybdopterin-synthase adenylyltransferase MoeB, translating into MLNPNLDEIQLSKEEYERYSRHLILPEVGLDGQKRLKAASVLCIGTGGLGSPLLLYLAAAGIGRIGIVDFDVVDYSNLQRQVIHGTSWVGKPKIQSAKDRILEINPYCQVDLYETRLSSENALSILEPYDVVADGTDNFPTRYLVNDACVLLNKPNVYGSIFRFEGQATVFNYEGGPNYRDLYPEPPPPGLVPSCAEGGVLGILPGIIGVIQATETVKIILGQGQTLSGRLLLYNALNMTFRELKLRPNPVRPVIEKLVDYEEFCGIPQAKAAEAQQQAAMEEITVQELKQILDSRAEDYVVVDVRNPNEYEIAQIPGTVLVPLPEIENGDGIAKIKELLNGHKLIVHCKMGGRSAKAISLLKEAGVDGINVKGGINAWSQEVDPSVPQY